A single window of Salvia splendens isolate huo1 chromosome 6, SspV2, whole genome shotgun sequence DNA harbors:
- the LOC121809415 gene encoding adenosylhomocysteinase-like, which translates to MALQIEKTTSGREYKVKDMSQADFGRLEIELAEVEMPGLMSCRTEFGPSQPFKGARITGSLHMTIQTAVLIETLTALGAEVRWCSCNIFSTQDHAAAAIARDSAAVFAWKGETLQEYWWCTERALDWGPGGGPDLIVDDGGDTTLLIHEGVKAELEYEKTGKLPDPSSTDNAEFQIVLTLIRDGLKGNPTKYRKMNERLVGVSEETTTGVKRLYQMQANGTLLFPAINVNDSVTKSKFDNLYGCRHSLPDGLMRATDVMIAGKVGVVCGYGDVGKGCAAALKQGGARVVVTEIDPICALQALMEGFEVLTLEDVVSTADIFVTTTGNKDIIMLEHMRKMKNNAIVCNIGHFDNEIDMQGLETFPGVKRVTIKPQTDRWIFPDTKTGIIVLAEGRLMNLGCATGHPSFVMSCSFTNQVIAQLELWNERSSGKYEKKVYVLPKHLDEKVAALHLGKLGAKLTKLSKEQADYISVPVEGPYKPLHYRY; encoded by the exons ATGGCTCTCCAAATCGAGAAGACCACCTCCGGCCGCGAGTACAAGGTCAAGGACATGTCCCAGGCCGACTTCGGCCGCCTCGAGATCGAGCTCGCCGAGGTCGAGATGCCCGGCCTCATGTCCTGCCGCACCGAATTCGGCCCCTCCCAGCCCTTCAAGGGCGCCAGGATCACCGGATCCCTCCACATGACCATCCAGACCGCCGTCCTCATCGAGACCCTCACCGCCCTCGGCGCCGAGGTCAGATGGTGCTCCTGCAACATCTTCTCCACCCAGGAccacgccgccgccgccatcgCCCGCGACAGCGCCGCCGTCTTCGCATGGAAGGGGGAGACTCTGCAGGAGTACTGGTGGTGCACCGAGCGCGCACTCGACTGGGGCCCCGGCGGCGGACCAGATCTGATTGTTGACGACGGCGGCGACACCACGCTGCTGATTCACGAGGGCGTGAAGGCGGAGCTGGAGTATGAGAAGACGGGGAAGCTGCCGGATCCGAGCTCAACTGACAACGCGGAGTTTCAGATCGTGCTTACGCTGATCAGAGATGGATTGAAGGGAAATCCGACCAAGTACAGGAAGATGAATGAGAGATTGGTTGGTGTttcggaggagacgacgactgGTGTGAAGAGGTTGTATCAGATGCAGGCTAATGGCACTCTGCTTTTCCCTGCCATTAATGTCAATGACTCTGTCACCAAGAGCAAG TTTGACAACCTCTACGGGTGCCGCCACTCGCTGCCCGATGGTCTGATGAGGGCAACTGATGTCATGATCGCCGGAAAGGTTGGCGTCGTGTGTGGTTACGGAGATGTGGGGAAGGGCTGTGCCGCCGCGTTGAAGCAGGGTGGTGCTCGTGTGGTCGTGACTGAGATTGATCCCATCTGCGCTCTCCAAGCCCTCATGGAAGGCTTCGAAGTCCTAACCCTTGAGGATGTGGTCTCCACCGCTGACATCTTCGTCACCACCACCGGCAACAAGGACATCATCATGCTCGAGCAcatgaggaagatgaagaacaATGCCATCGTCTGCAACATCGGCCACTTTGACAACGAGATCGACATGCAGGGACTGGAGACCTTCCCGGGCGTGAAGAGGGTCACCATCAAGCCCCAGACGGACAGGTGGATCTTCCCGGACACCAAGACTGGGATCATCGTCCTGGCCGAGGGCCGGCTGATGAACCTTGGATGCGCCACGGGGCACCCCAGCTTTGTCATGTCGTGCTCCTTCACCAACCAGGTCATCGCCCAGCTCGAGCTGTGGAACGAGAGGAGCTCCGGGAAGTATGAGAAGAAGGTGTACGTGCTGCCCAAGCACCTCGATGAGAAGGTGGCGGCTCTCCATCTAGGGAAGCTCGGTGCCAAGCTCACGAAGTTGAGCAAGGAGCAGGCCGACTACATCAGTGTGCCGGTTGAGGGGCCTTACAAGCCTTTGCACTACAGGTACTAA
- the LOC121808597 gene encoding histidine protein methyltransferase 1 homolog isoform X2 — protein sequence MASDKSNDAPKEAIFRLFGDNPTSGLGFLDFPEKPLPPPPPCLEVLLSEVSADAKCSMEPVDVAGLTLLKGRVSTEEVFALSNSDLVPGKYEGGLKLWEGSLDLIAALNSEMGNGRLSFTGKRVLELGCGHGLPGIFACLKAAAAVHFQDFNAEVLRCLTIPNVTANMEENPQYLSGEVKEGRISTETRFFSGDWGEVHSILDQGTGYDVILMAETVYSIPALPNLYKLIKKCLSSPHGIVYMAAKKYYFGVGGGSRRFLSLVEKDGLLSSSLVAEVADGSSNVREVWKLHLK from the exons ATGGCGTCGGACAAATCAAACGATGCACCTAAAGAAGCAATCTTTCGTCTCTTCGGCGACAACCCCACTTCTGGATTAGGTTTCCTAGACTTCCCAGAAAAGCCTCTCCCTCCCCCGCCGCCTTGCCTTGAAGTTCTCCTCTCAGAG GTTTCAGCAGATGCGAAGTGCTCTATGGAGCCTGTGGATGTTGCTGGGCTTACGCTACTTAAG GGGAGGGTAAGCACTGAGGAGGTGTTTGCCTTGTCCAACTCAGATTTAGTGCCTGGTAAATATGAAG GAGGGTTAAAACTATGGGAGGGGTCGCTAGATTTAATTGCAGCACTTAACTCAGAGATGGGGAATGGGAGGCTGTCTTTCACCGGGAAGCGAGTTCTTGAG CTTGGATGCGGCCATGGACTTCCTGGTATATTTGCTTGCCTAAAG GCGGCAGCTGCTGTGCATTTCCAGGACTTCAATGCAGAAGTCCTCCGGTGCCTCACCATTCCCAATGTTACTGCTAATATGGAAGAGAATCCTCAGTATTTGTCTGGTGAAGTAAAGGAAGGCCGCATCAGCACTGAGACTCGGTTCTTCTCCGGCGACTGGGGTGAAGTGCACTCGATTCTGGATCAGGGAACTGGTTATGATGTCATACTTATGGCAGAGACAGTTTACTCGATTCCTGCACTGCCAAATCTGTACAAACTTATCAAGAAG TGCCTGAGTAGTCCCCATGGAATTGTCTACATGGCAGCAAAGAAATATTATTTTGGGGTTGGCGGAGGATCAAGGCGCTTTCTCTCTCTCGTTGAAAAGGATG GTCTTCTTTCCTCTTCTCTGGTTGCTGAGGTTGCAGATGGTTCATCCAATGTTCGAGAGGTCTGGAAGCTTCATCTCAAATGA
- the LOC121808597 gene encoding histidine protein methyltransferase 1 homolog isoform X1 has protein sequence MASDKSNDAPKEAIFRLFGDNPTSGLGFLDFPEKPLPPPPPCLEVLLSELQVSADAKCSMEPVDVAGLTLLKGRVSTEEVFALSNSDLVPGKYEGGLKLWEGSLDLIAALNSEMGNGRLSFTGKRVLELGCGHGLPGIFACLKAAAAVHFQDFNAEVLRCLTIPNVTANMEENPQYLSGEVKEGRISTETRFFSGDWGEVHSILDQGTGYDVILMAETVYSIPALPNLYKLIKKCLSSPHGIVYMAAKKYYFGVGGGSRRFLSLVEKDGLLSSSLVAEVADGSSNVREVWKLHLK, from the exons ATGGCGTCGGACAAATCAAACGATGCACCTAAAGAAGCAATCTTTCGTCTCTTCGGCGACAACCCCACTTCTGGATTAGGTTTCCTAGACTTCCCAGAAAAGCCTCTCCCTCCCCCGCCGCCTTGCCTTGAAGTTCTCCTCTCAGAG CTGCAGGTTTCAGCAGATGCGAAGTGCTCTATGGAGCCTGTGGATGTTGCTGGGCTTACGCTACTTAAG GGGAGGGTAAGCACTGAGGAGGTGTTTGCCTTGTCCAACTCAGATTTAGTGCCTGGTAAATATGAAG GAGGGTTAAAACTATGGGAGGGGTCGCTAGATTTAATTGCAGCACTTAACTCAGAGATGGGGAATGGGAGGCTGTCTTTCACCGGGAAGCGAGTTCTTGAG CTTGGATGCGGCCATGGACTTCCTGGTATATTTGCTTGCCTAAAG GCGGCAGCTGCTGTGCATTTCCAGGACTTCAATGCAGAAGTCCTCCGGTGCCTCACCATTCCCAATGTTACTGCTAATATGGAAGAGAATCCTCAGTATTTGTCTGGTGAAGTAAAGGAAGGCCGCATCAGCACTGAGACTCGGTTCTTCTCCGGCGACTGGGGTGAAGTGCACTCGATTCTGGATCAGGGAACTGGTTATGATGTCATACTTATGGCAGAGACAGTTTACTCGATTCCTGCACTGCCAAATCTGTACAAACTTATCAAGAAG TGCCTGAGTAGTCCCCATGGAATTGTCTACATGGCAGCAAAGAAATATTATTTTGGGGTTGGCGGAGGATCAAGGCGCTTTCTCTCTCTCGTTGAAAAGGATG GTCTTCTTTCCTCTTCTCTGGTTGCTGAGGTTGCAGATGGTTCATCCAATGTTCGAGAGGTCTGGAAGCTTCATCTCAAATGA
- the LOC121807926 gene encoding protein RALF-like 24: MPKPQPHSFCALLLLHFLLCSSIPDPKSGELSKTVCAGKIGECAAEEEVMDSESNRRALLMRRRYISYDTLRRDMVPCDRPGASYYNCKAAGVANSYGRGCEIITRCARGD, encoded by the coding sequence ATGCCCAAACCTCAGCCGCATTCCTTTTGCGCCCTTCTCCTGCTGCATTTCCTCCTCTGCTCCTCAATTCCGGATCCAAAATCCGGCGAATTGAGCAAGACCGTTTGCGCGGGGAAGATCGGCGAGTGCGCGGCAGAGGAGGAGGTGATGGATTCAGAGAGCAATCGGAGGGCATTGCTGATGCGGCGGAGATACATCAGCTACGACACTCTGAGAAGAGATATGGTGCCGTGCGATCGGCCCGGAGCTTCGTATTACAACTGCAAGGCCGCCGGCGTCGCTAATTCCTACGGCAGAGGCTGCGAGATCATCACGAGATGCGCCAGGGGAGATTGA
- the LOC121808587 gene encoding heat stress transcription factor A-5-like, with product MDGGASGGGGGPAPFLLKTYEMVDDSSTDAIVSWSGSTKSFVVWNPPEFARVLLPSYFKHNNFSSFIRQLNTYGFRKIDPERWEFANDEFVKDQKHLLKNIHRRKPIHSHSQPQGPVDPERATYEEEIDKLSREKAALEGNLVGFKEEQSAAKGQLEDLTKRIGSMEQRQEKLLSYLNKSAQNPQFVERLAQKLESMDFSAYNKKRRLPQADGVQLIQETVSVENHSSCRPEVDCTEQDLEFCNKLRLELSTTLSDVNLLSHSTQSSDEDEISPQGRIEEWPRDVHMRTASFICPPETLELSDTGASSDLQMDTSLPCLKLHSLHNSLTSNNEGDDHLSCLLNLSLASSTLELNKSQNSTVMPQSSSDMCTSSLPNSDIIDTGHHCLTVTADRIRRDEDFDLSSSPDAAKQAPAMEQKRVNDVFWEQFLTERPGCSDAEEASSCLRANPYDEQEEKKPVTGVARNTEGIEHLTL from the exons ATGGATGGAGGAGcttccggcggcggcggcggcccgGCGCCTTTCCTGCTGAAGACGTATGAGATGGTGGACGACTCGTCCACAGATGCGATTGTATCATGGAGCGGGAGCACGAAGAGCTTCGTCGTCTGGAATCCACCGGAATTCGCCCGCGTCCTCCTCCCTTCCTACTTCAAGCACAACAATTTCTCCAGCTTCATCCGCCAGCTCAACACATAC GGATTCAGGAAGATTGATCCGGAGAGATGGGAGTTTGCTAATGATGAATTTGTGAAGGATCAGAAGCATCTTCTTAAGAATATTCATCGTAGAAAGCCTATTCACAGCCACAGTCAGCCTCAGGGTCCGGTTGATCCTGAAAGAGCGACATACGAGGAAGAAATTGATAAGTTGTCTCGTGAGAAGGCTGCTCTCGAAGGCAATTTGGTGGGATTCAAGGAGGAGCAGTCTGCAGCTAAGGGACAATTGGAAGACTTAACGAAGCGTATAGGTAGTATGGAGCAGAGACAGGAAAAACTACTAAGCTACCTGAATAAGTCAGCTCAAAATCCTCAGTTTGTTGAGCGCCTTGCTCAGAAGCTCGAATCAATGGATTTTTCAGCGTATAATAAGAAGAGGAGACTCCCGCAGGCAGATGGTGTCCAGTTGATTCAGGAGACTGTTTCGGTTGAAAATCATAGCAGCTGCAGGCCCGAGGTTGACTGTACAGAACAAGACCTAGAATTCTGCAATAAGCTCAGGCTGGAGTTATCTACAACTCTTTCCGATGTCAACTTGCTTTCACATAGCACACAGAGCTCGGACGAAGACGAAATAAGCCCTCAAGGCAGAATTGAGGAATGGCCAAGAGACGTCCATATGAGAACAGCAAGTTTTATATGCCCCCCTGAAACGTTGGAGCTATCAGATACTGGTGCTTCTTCAGATTTACAGATGGATACATCTTTGCCGTGCCTGAAACTGCACTCCTTGCATAATAGCCTGACTTCAAACAATGAAGGTGATGATCACCTCTCCTGCCTGCTGAACCTCTCTCTTGCTTCGTCTACTCTGGAGCTCAACAAGAGCCAGAACTCCACGGTGATGCCTCAATCAAGTTCAGATATGTGTACCTCATCACTGCCTAACAGTGACATTATTGATACTGGCCATCACTGCCTAACAGTGACAGCTGATAGAATTCGCCGGGATGAGGATTTTGATTTGTCTTCCTCACCCGATGCTGCCAAGCAAGCACCTGCAATGGAGCAGAAACGGGTGAATGATGTCTTCTGGGAACAGTTCTTGACTGAAAGACCCGGCTGCTCGGATGCTGAAGAGGCCAGCTCTTGTTTAAGGGCGAATCCTTACGACGAACAGGAAGAGAAGAAACCAGTGACAGGAGTGGCAAGAAACACTGAAGGTATAGAACATCTTACACTGTAG